The following are from one region of the Oncorhynchus nerka isolate Pitt River linkage group LG8, Oner_Uvic_2.0, whole genome shotgun sequence genome:
- the LOC115127443 gene encoding beta-enolase-like isoform X1, giving the protein MSITKIHAREILDSRGNPTVEVDLYTAKGRFRAAVPSGASTGVHEALELRDGDKSRYLGKGTIKAVDHVNKDIAAKLIEKKFSVVDQEKIDKFMLELDGTENKSKFGANAILGVSLAVCKAGAAEKGVPLYRHIADLAGHKDVILPCPAFNVINGGSHAGNKLAMQEFMILPIGAANFHEAMRIGAEVYHNLKNVIKAKYGKDATNVGDEGGFAPNILENNEALELLKSAIEKAGYPDKIIIGMDVAASEFYKAGKYDLDFKSPDDPSRYITGDQLGDLYKSFIKGYPVQSIEDPFPSNFSPLPPVQSIEDPFDQDDWAAWSKFTAAVDIQVVGDDLTVTNPKRIQQAVEKKACNCLLLKVNQIGSVTESIKACKLAQSNGWGVMVSHRSGETEDTFIADLVVGLCTGQIKTGAPCRSERLAKYNQLMRIEEELGNKAKFAGKDYRHPKIN; this is encoded by the exons atgtctatcacTAAGATCCATGCCCGAGAGATCCTCGACTCCAGAGGAAACCCCACTGTGGAGGTGGACCTCTACACCGCTAAAG gCCGTTTCAGGGCAGCCGTGCCCAGCGGTGCCTCTACCGGTGTCCATGAGGCTCTGGAGCTGAGAGATGGAGACAAGTCACGCTACCTGGGAAAAG GTACCATTAAGGCTGTGGATCATGTAAACAAGGACATCGCTGCCAAACTGATTGAGAAGAAGTTCAGTGTTGTTGACCAGGAGAAGATTGACAAATTCATGCTGGAGTTGGATGGAACTGAGAACAAGT CTAAGTTTGGAGCCAATGCCATCCTGGGCGTGTCTCTGGCGGTCTGCAAGGCAGGAGCAGCAGAGAAGGGAGTGCCCCTGTACAGACACATCGCTGACCTGGCTGGACACAAGGACGTCATCCTGCCCTGCCCC GCCTTCAACGTAATCAacggtggtagccatgctggtaacAAGCTGGCCATGCAGGAGTTCATGATCCTGCCCATCGGAGCGGCCAACTTCCACGAGGCCATGAGGATCGGAGCTGAGGTTTACCACAACCTGAAGAACGTGATCAAGGCCAAGTACGGAAAGGATGCCACCAACGTGGGAGATGAGGGCGGCTTCGCACCCAACATCCTGGAGAACAACGAGG CTCTGGAGCTCCTGAAGTCAGCCATTGAGAAGGCCGGCTACCCAGACAAGATCATCATCGGCATGGACGTGGCCGCCTCTGAGTTCTACAAGGCAGGAAAGTATGACCTAGACTTCAAGTCACCTGACGACCCTTCCAGGTACATCACCGGGGATCAGCTGGGAGATCTGTACAAGAGCTTCATCAAGGGATATCCCG tcCAGTCCATTGAGGATCCCTTCCCCTCtaacttctctcctcttcctccagtcCAGTCCATTGAGGATCCCTTCGATCAGGATGATTGGGCTGCATGGTCAAAGTTCACCGCCGCCGTTGACATCCAG GTGGTGGGAGATGATCTGACCGTGACCAACCCCAAGCGTATCCAGCAGGCTGTGGAGAAGAAGGCCTGTAACTGCCTGCTCCTCAAGGTCAACCAGATCGGCTCCGTCACAGAGTCCATCAAGGC GTGTAAGCTGGCCCAGTCTAACGGATGGGGTGTGATGGTGTCTCATCGCTCCGGAGAGACAGAGGATACATTCATCGCTGACCTGGTGGTCGGACTCTGCACTGGACAGATCAAGACTGGGGCCCCCTGTAGATCAGAACGTCTGGCCAAATACAACCAGCTGATGAG GATTGAAGAGGAGCTTGGAAACAAGGCCAAGTTCGCCGGCAAGGACTACCGTCACCCCAAAATCAACTAA
- the LOC115127443 gene encoding beta-enolase-like isoform X2, protein MSITKIHAREILDSRGNPTVEVDLYTAKGRFRAAVPSGASTGVHEALELRDGDKSRYLGKGTIKAVDHVNKDIAAKLIEKKFSVVDQEKIDKFMLELDGTENKSKFGANAILGVSLAVCKAGAAEKGVPLYRHIADLAGHKDVILPCPAFNVINGGSHAGNKLAMQEFMILPIGAANFHEAMRIGAEVYHNLKNVIKAKYGKDATNVGDEGGFAPNILENNEALELLKSAIEKAGYPDKIIIGMDVAASEFYKAGKYDLDFKSPDDPSRYITGDQLGDLYKSFIKGYPVQSIEDPFDQDDWAAWSKFTAAVDIQVVGDDLTVTNPKRIQQAVEKKACNCLLLKVNQIGSVTESIKACKLAQSNGWGVMVSHRSGETEDTFIADLVVGLCTGQIKTGAPCRSERLAKYNQLMRIEEELGNKAKFAGKDYRHPKIN, encoded by the exons atgtctatcacTAAGATCCATGCCCGAGAGATCCTCGACTCCAGAGGAAACCCCACTGTGGAGGTGGACCTCTACACCGCTAAAG gCCGTTTCAGGGCAGCCGTGCCCAGCGGTGCCTCTACCGGTGTCCATGAGGCTCTGGAGCTGAGAGATGGAGACAAGTCACGCTACCTGGGAAAAG GTACCATTAAGGCTGTGGATCATGTAAACAAGGACATCGCTGCCAAACTGATTGAGAAGAAGTTCAGTGTTGTTGACCAGGAGAAGATTGACAAATTCATGCTGGAGTTGGATGGAACTGAGAACAAGT CTAAGTTTGGAGCCAATGCCATCCTGGGCGTGTCTCTGGCGGTCTGCAAGGCAGGAGCAGCAGAGAAGGGAGTGCCCCTGTACAGACACATCGCTGACCTGGCTGGACACAAGGACGTCATCCTGCCCTGCCCC GCCTTCAACGTAATCAacggtggtagccatgctggtaacAAGCTGGCCATGCAGGAGTTCATGATCCTGCCCATCGGAGCGGCCAACTTCCACGAGGCCATGAGGATCGGAGCTGAGGTTTACCACAACCTGAAGAACGTGATCAAGGCCAAGTACGGAAAGGATGCCACCAACGTGGGAGATGAGGGCGGCTTCGCACCCAACATCCTGGAGAACAACGAGG CTCTGGAGCTCCTGAAGTCAGCCATTGAGAAGGCCGGCTACCCAGACAAGATCATCATCGGCATGGACGTGGCCGCCTCTGAGTTCTACAAGGCAGGAAAGTATGACCTAGACTTCAAGTCACCTGACGACCCTTCCAGGTACATCACCGGGGATCAGCTGGGAGATCTGTACAAGAGCTTCATCAAGGGATATCCCG tcCAGTCCATTGAGGATCCCTTCGATCAGGATGATTGGGCTGCATGGTCAAAGTTCACCGCCGCCGTTGACATCCAG GTGGTGGGAGATGATCTGACCGTGACCAACCCCAAGCGTATCCAGCAGGCTGTGGAGAAGAAGGCCTGTAACTGCCTGCTCCTCAAGGTCAACCAGATCGGCTCCGTCACAGAGTCCATCAAGGC GTGTAAGCTGGCCCAGTCTAACGGATGGGGTGTGATGGTGTCTCATCGCTCCGGAGAGACAGAGGATACATTCATCGCTGACCTGGTGGTCGGACTCTGCACTGGACAGATCAAGACTGGGGCCCCCTGTAGATCAGAACGTCTGGCCAAATACAACCAGCTGATGAG GATTGAAGAGGAGCTTGGAAACAAGGCCAAGTTCGCCGGCAAGGACTACCGTCACCCCAAAATCAACTAA